A genome region from Erigeron canadensis isolate Cc75 chromosome 3, C_canadensis_v1, whole genome shotgun sequence includes the following:
- the LOC122591201 gene encoding gibberellin 2-beta-dioxygenase 1-like, whose product MVAVPKPPIEQFFIKATKPNTTTTSPLTIPPIIPLIDLSKPESKHHLVKACQDFGFFKVVNHGVPTKFINKLETEAVKFFASPPSVKEHFGPPNPFGYGNKNIGRNGDFGWVEYLLLNTKPESYPENFKGVVNDYVTSVKKMACEILELLADEMKLQPRNVFSKLLKDEQSDSVFRVNHYPPCPEFHENEKNGNKLVGFGEHTDPQIISVLRSNNTSGLEISLRDGSWMPVPPDSDSFFINVGDSLQVMTNGRFKSVKHRVVANGTKSRLSMIYFGGPPLSEKIAPLPSLMQKEEHSLYKEFTWFEYKKSAFNTRLADNRLGLFEKIVAS is encoded by the exons ATGGTGGCTGTTCCAAAACCTCCAATTGAACAGTTCTTTATCAAAGCTACTAAACCAAACACTACTACTACTAGCCCATTAACCATTCCTCCTATTATTCCTCTCATTGACCTCTCTAAACCTGAATCCAAACACCATCTTGTTAAAGCTTGTCAAGATTTTGGATTCTTTAAAGTTGTTAATCATGGTGTTCcaacaaaatttattaataaacttGAAACAGAAGCTGTCAAATTCTTTGCTTCACCACCTTCTGTTAAAGAACATTTTGGGCCGCCCAACCCATTTGGTTATGGAAACAAAAACATTGGCCGAAATGGTGATTTTGGATGGGTTGAATACCTTCTTCTTAATACCAAACCCGAATCATACCCGGAAAATTTCAA gGGTGTTGTGAATGATTATGTGACATCAGTGAAGAAAATGGCATGTGAAATATTGGAATTACTGGCAGATGAAATGAAATTACAGCCAAGAAATGTGTTTAGTAAGCTGTTAAAAGATGAACAGAGTGACTCTGTTTTCAGGGTCAACCATTACCCACCATGCCCTGAGTttcatgaaaatgaaaaaaatggcAACAAATTGGTGGGTTTTGGTGAACATACTGACCCTCAAATTATTTCAGTTTTGAGATCAAATAATACTTCCGGGCTTGAAATTTCATTAAGAGATGGAAGTTGGATGCCTGTTCCTCCTGATTCTGATTCCTTTTTCATCAATGTTGGTGACTCTTTACAG GTGATGACCAATGGAAGATTCAAGAGTGTGAAGCATAGAGTGGTGGCAAATGGTACCAAAAGTAGGCTGTCAATGATCTATTTTGGAGGACCACCATTGAGTGAAAAAATTGCACCATTGCCTTCACTTATGCAAAAAGAAGAGCATAGTTTGTACAAGGAATTCACTTGGTTTGAATACAAGAAATCCGCGTTTAACACAAGATTGGCGGATAACAGGCTTGGCCTATTCGAAAAAATCGTTGCTTCTTAG